A segment of the Tepidibacillus fermentans genome:
TCTTTTAATTGTAAGGTTTTCAACAAATCTGTAATTGGTAATGAATGGTTATTTGTTTCGTATGTATTCAGTAATTTTAGTTTCGGCAGCCCGTTTTCCTCGGATATGACCAAAAAGAACGATTTTTGACCTTCCCTTAAAGGGATCTCACTTTTGGCAATCACTTTCATTCCATTAATGGATATCATTACAAATTGTTCATTCATCAGTTTCAATATCTTTCCCTGCACAATCTGTCCAGTTCTTAAATGAAGGGACTTTACATTTTGTATTTCATCAGTACGGAAGAACTTTTGAACAAGAGAGCCAATTTCCATTCAATCCCTCCTTAAGTTAAAACAAGGTAGGTTGCAAAATATTGTCTAAAAAACTTCTCCGATGTAAAGGAGTTGGCCCATATAATTGAATCATCTCTCTATGTAACTTTGTCGCATATCCTTTATGTTGTTTAATTCCATACTGAGGATAGAGTTGGTCCCATTCTTCACATAAACGATCTCTTGTCACCTTAGCAATGATCGAAGCTGCTGCAATTGTTTGACTCGTTGCATCTCCTTTAATGATTGATCGTTGGGGAATAGTAAGATCTATTTTTTCGGCGTCGATTAATAGCATTTCTGGTTCAACCGGCATTGACAAAACTGCTTTTTTCATCGCTAATCTAGCAGCCTGTTTAATGTTAATCTTTTCTATTATCTCTACATCTACTCGTCCTATGCCAATGGCAATTGATTTTTCCTGAATCAGATGAAAGAGTTCCTCTCTTTTTTTGGGCGTAAGTTTTTTCGAATCATCAATTTCTTCAATGACTAAATCAACTGGCAAAATTACACTGGCAGCCACCACATCCCCGAATAAACAACCTCGGCCTACTTCATCAATTCCCGCAATGTATTTGATTCCCCTTTGCCATATTTCTCTCTCGTGGGTTAACATCGTTTTCTCCTCACTTTTACGAACAAAATTCATAAATCAAAAAAAAAAAAAAACGTGCATTGCACGTTTATTGTATCATAACTCGACTTTAAATGTTGGCCTTTCCAAACAAAAAGGCCCTAATTTACCAGATCGTAACTCTCTAATGATCATTTCCGATGTTCGATCAAAATCAATCTCGCCACCTGAGACTAATAAGCCTCGTTTCTGTCCAATTTGGCGAATGACTTCGATAGGATCCTCTTGTAAATCGGTTAATTGGTATCGTTCTATTAATCGTTCAGGATAAAACTCTTTAAAGTAGCGAATCACAAAAATAGCGAGATCATCAAAATAAATGATTTCGTCCTTGATTGCACCTGTTGCAGCTAACCGTAAACCAACCTCTTGATCTTCAAACTTAGGCCATAATATTCCCGGTGTATCTAATAATTCTATAGTTTTCCCTACTTTTATCCACTGTTGTCCCTTTGTTACTCCTGGCTTGTCCCCTGTTTTGGCGATTGTTCGTCCTGCCAAACGATTAATTAAAGAAGACTTTCCCACATTAGGAATGCCAAGAATCATTGCGCGGATAGCTCTTGGTTTAATCCCTTTTCTCATCATTGCTTCACGTTTTTTTGCAACCAATTCTTCACCTGCCGTTATGATCATTTTTACGCCTTTTCCAGACGTCGAACTAATTGGCAATGCCCGAATACCTTGTTCTTTAAAAAAATTAACCCATTCATTCGTAATCATCGCATCCGCTAAGTCACTTTTATTTAGTAAAATTAGCCTCGGTTTTTGCCCGATAATTTCATCAATCATTGGATTACGGCTGGACAAAGGAATCCTCGCATCAAGTAATTCAATTACCAGATCAACCAATTTTAATTTTTCGGTAATTTGTCTTCTTGCTTTAGCCATATGGCCTGGAAACCACTGGATTGTCAAACATCTCACCACTTTCTAAAAACAAGTGTTACCCCTCATGCTACTTTTCATGTAACCATTTCCATTGATTTGATTGTTGTTGTTCCATATTTGCCCCCATTGTTTATTGTTAATGTTGTAGTATTGAGATGCGAGAAAAAGGCCAAATGATGATATTGGCTTTTCCGACCACTTTCGACATTGGAATTGGACCAATCACCCGACTATCAGTACTATTATTTCTATTATCACCGAGAACAAAAACCGTATCCGCGGGAACCGTGATCGGCCCGAAATCTTTGGTCAATAATAGCCCTTTTGACTGCCACTCCTGTCTTTCCTGAGCCAAATATGGTTCATCAATCGGTTTTCCATTTACATATAACTGATCATTTTTATATTCAATCGTCTCCCCAGGCAAACCAATCACTCGTTTAATATAGTCCTCACTTTCGGTTGCATGAAAGACTACAATATCACCTCGTTCCGGTGGATGAGTTTTATAAATGATCTTGTTCATAATTAAGCGTTCATTATTATGTAGGGTAGGCTCCATGGAAGAACCACTAACGATGACGACAGCAAATAAAAAAGTATGTATCAAAAACGCGAGAATTCCAGCGATTAGTAAAGATTTTATCCATTCATAAACTTCTTGAAATACCTTTGTCCTCATCAAATCGTCCCCTTGCTAATTATATGTGAAAAAAGGGACCTGTTTTACCAAGCCCCTTCTGTCTTGTCTTATCGAGTTACTCTTTCTTTAATACGTGCAGCTTTACCACTTAGGTTACGTAGATAGTATAGTTTTGCACGGCGTACTTTACCACGACGAATCACTTCAATTTTATCAATCTTTGGTGAATGTAATGGGAATGTACGCTCTACACCAACACCATAAGATACTTTACGAACTGTAAAAGTGGCACTAACGTTAGAACCACGACGTTTAATCACAACACCTTCGAAAACCTGAATTCTTTCACGTTGTCCTTCAATAACTTTAACGTGAACACGAACAGTATCCCCAGGACGGAATTCTGGCAAATCCGTACGTAATTGATCCTTTGCAATTTCTTGGACTAAATTCATTGTTGATTCCCTCCTTCCACACAGACGTTCATAACTGGCACTTTACCAATTAGAGGACCGCCGTAATCAACAAATGCTATTTTACCATAATATATCTATAAATACAACATATCTAATCGGTATTTTCTAGTTCTCTTTTTATCTGCTTTAATAGTTCCCGATCTGTTTGATCTAAAGTGGCTTCAGCTAAAAGATCAGGTCTACGTAAGAGCGTCCTTTTTAAAGACTCTTTTTTTCTCCATTTTTCAATGTTTTGATGATGACCAGAGAGTAGAATGTCAGGAACTCTCCATCCGCGATATTCCTCAGGACGTGTATATTGGGGATATTCAAGTAAACCTAGACTAAAAGAATCAGTTTCCACCGATCCCTCGTTTCCTAAAACACCTGGTAGTAGACGAGTAACACTATCAATAATCACCATTGCAGCTAATTCACCACCAGTAAGAACATAATCGCCAATCGAGAGTTCATCGGTTGCCAGATGTTCACGAATTCGCTCATCAAAACCTTCGTAATGTCCACAGAGAAAAATAAGATGTTTCTCTTTACTTAATTCCTCTGCTTTTTTTTGCGAGAACTTCTCTCCTTGAGGCGTCAGCATAATAATTCTCGCTTGCTCATAATGAGGAATCGCTTCTACAGCAGAGAAAATGGGCTCAGGTTTGAGAACCATACCATGCCCACCACCATAAGGGTAGTCATCAACCGTTTTATGCTTGTTTGTTGAATAATCACGAAAATTAATCGTCGATATAGTCACTACTTCTTTATCTTGAGCTTTTTTTAAAATACTTGATTGTAATACCCCTGTAAACATTTCAGGAAATAATGTTAAGATATCGATTTTCATACGTTCACCTTTTACGATAATAAACCTTCCATCACTTCAATTACAATTTTTTTGTTTTTCACATCAACAACTTTTATCACATCTTTTATGTATGGAATTAAAAACTCTTTTTTTTCCGTTTTCGCTTTAACGATCCAAACATCATTCGCCCCTGGTCTTAAAATCCCAGTCACGATCCCTATTTCTTCGCCACCTGTCGTAACCACTTGGCAGCCAATAATTTGATGGTAGTAATATTCCCCTTCTGCCAAATCGCCTTGTTCTTCCTTGGTGATCCATAAATAATAGTCACGATACTTTTCTACTTGATTAATATTATCAAATTCTTTAAATTTCAAGAGATACACATTCTTATAAGGTTTTGCTTTTTCTACTGTAAAGCGATATTCATTTGGTTTTTCTTCTTTTCCTACATAAAGCTGTTGATTTTTTTGAAATCGTTGTTCTGGAAAATCCGTATAAAGATAAATTTTTATTTCTCCTCTAATTCCAAACGTGTTGACGATCTTGCCTACTTTAATATATTGTGTTTCCATCTAGTGCCCCCTTTCGAATCTCAATTACAATCCCATCTTTTATGACAATCTCATTGCCATGAAAAATTTGGTTCCATGAATCTCCTACGTGTATTTCCATTTCTGCTTCAACAAAACGATGGAAGATTTCTTCTCCTTCTTCTATTTTTTCCAAATGATTCAATTGTTCAGTCAATGTCACTAACTTTTCTTTCCTTCGATTAGTTTCGTAATCCATTCGTTCTTGAACGATACGAACTGCTTCTCTCCCTTTTTTTTGTGCTTCATTCATTAACTTCTTTTGTTGAAATTGAAGCTGTTCTAATTCTACGTTTAATTTGCGGATGGATTCATTGATTTCGTTTCGCATTTTTATTTTTGAAGAATCGGTAACGATCATTTTGACAGGGATCGGTACTTTTATTTTCATGCTATCACCTACGAAAAGAGAAGTCTTAGGTCAAAAGTCAGAATCAGGTTCGTATATTCAGTATAACAGAAAAAGGTGAGGTATTGTTCCCCACCTTTACTTAGATGATTTCAATCATCACACGTTTGTTCTCTTTTACAGCAGCGGCACTGACTACTGTTCGGAGTGCTTTTGCAATACGACCTTGTTTACCAATGATTTTGCCCATATCTTCGGGAGCTACGGACAATTCATAAACGACAGATCGTTCACCAGCAATTTCTTTTACTCGTACTTGATCAGGATGATCAACGAGTGCCTTAGCAAGAACTTCTACTAGTTCTTTCATAATAGCCCTCCTCAAACAATCGTGCATCTCATGCAACTTGGTTTGGAATGAATTACTTTCCTTGTCTTAATTCATGAAACTTCGCCAAAATACCAGCTTTACTTAATAGATTACGTACAGTATCAGACGGTTTTGCACCTGTTTGTAACCATTTTAAAGCTTTTTCTTCATCAATTTTGATTTGCGCTGGTTGAGTTAATGGATTATAAGTACCGATTTCTTCGATAAAACGTCCATCACGAGGAGAACGAGAATCAGCTACAACCAAACGATAAAATGGAGCTTTTTTAGCACCCATACGCTTTAGACGAATACGTACTGCCATGTTGTTCACCTCCTTTTTCAGATCAAAGACGATATTACATAAATGGAAACTTAAATCCTTTTTTCTTCTTGCCTTTTTTTGCCATCGAAGAAAATTGTTTCATCATTTTTCGCATATCTTCAAATTGCTTTAATAAACGATTCACTTCCTGAATACTAGTACCACTACCCATTGCAATCCTTTTTCGTCGACTAGCATTGATGATCTCCGGATGAGCTTTTTCTTCTTTTGTCATTGAACGGATAATAGCTTCAACATGACTTAATTGCTTATCGTCAACTTTTAGGTCTTTCATTCCTTTAATTTTATTCATTCCAGGGATCA
Coding sequences within it:
- the ylqF gene encoding ribosome biogenesis GTPase YlqF, whose translation is MTIQWFPGHMAKARRQITEKLKLVDLVIELLDARIPLSSRNPMIDEIIGQKPRLILLNKSDLADAMITNEWVNFFKEQGIRALPISSTSGKGVKMIITAGEELVAKKREAMMRKGIKPRAIRAMILGIPNVGKSSLINRLAGRTIAKTGDKPGVTKGQQWIKVGKTIELLDTPGILWPKFEDQEVGLRLAATGAIKDEIIYFDDLAIFVIRYFKEFYPERLIERYQLTDLQEDPIEVIRQIGQKRGLLVSGGEIDFDRTSEMIIRELRSGKLGPFCLERPTFKVEL
- the rpsP gene encoding 30S ribosomal protein S16, which encodes MAVRIRLKRMGAKKAPFYRLVVADSRSPRDGRFIEEIGTYNPLTQPAQIKIDEEKALKWLQTGAKPSDTVRNLLSKAGILAKFHELRQGK
- a CDS encoding YlqD family protein, which produces MKIKVPIPVKMIVTDSSKIKMRNEINESIRKLNVELEQLQFQQKKLMNEAQKKGREAVRIVQERMDYETNRRKEKLVTLTEQLNHLEKIEEGEEIFHRFVEAEMEIHVGDSWNQIFHGNEIVIKDGIVIEIRKGALDGNTIY
- a CDS encoding ribonuclease HII translates to MNFVRKSEEKTMLTHEREIWQRGIKYIAGIDEVGRGCLFGDVVAASVILPVDLVIEEIDDSKKLTPKKREELFHLIQEKSIAIGIGRVDVEIIEKINIKQAARLAMKKAVLSMPVEPEMLLIDAEKIDLTIPQRSIIKGDATSQTIAAASIIAKVTRDRLCEEWDQLYPQYGIKQHKGYATKLHREMIQLYGPTPLHRRSFLDNILQPTLF
- the rimM gene encoding ribosome maturation factor RimM (Essential for efficient processing of 16S rRNA) — encoded protein: METQYIKVGKIVNTFGIRGEIKIYLYTDFPEQRFQKNQQLYVGKEEKPNEYRFTVEKAKPYKNVYLLKFKEFDNINQVEKYRDYYLWITKEEQGDLAEGEYYYHQIIGCQVVTTGGEEIGIVTGILRPGANDVWIVKAKTEKKEFLIPYIKDVIKVVDVKNKKIVIEVMEGLLS
- the lepB gene encoding signal peptidase I, with amino-acid sequence MRTKVFQEVYEWIKSLLIAGILAFLIHTFLFAVVIVSGSSMEPTLHNNERLIMNKIIYKTHPPERGDIVVFHATESEDYIKRVIGLPGETIEYKNDQLYVNGKPIDEPYLAQERQEWQSKGLLLTKDFGPITVPADTVFVLGDNRNNSTDSRVIGPIPMSKVVGKANIIIWPFSRISILQH
- a CDS encoding KH domain-containing protein, whose protein sequence is MKELVEVLAKALVDHPDQVRVKEIAGERSVVYELSVAPEDMGKIIGKQGRIAKALRTVVSAAAVKENKRVMIEII
- the trmD gene encoding tRNA (guanosine(37)-N1)-methyltransferase TrmD yields the protein MKIDILTLFPEMFTGVLQSSILKKAQDKEVVTISTINFRDYSTNKHKTVDDYPYGGGHGMVLKPEPIFSAVEAIPHYEQARIIMLTPQGEKFSQKKAEELSKEKHLIFLCGHYEGFDERIREHLATDELSIGDYVLTGGELAAMVIIDSVTRLLPGVLGNEGSVETDSFSLGLLEYPQYTRPEEYRGWRVPDILLSGHHQNIEKWRKKESLKRTLLRRPDLLAEATLDQTDRELLKQIKRELENTD
- the rplS gene encoding 50S ribosomal protein L19, translated to MNLVQEIAKDQLRTDLPEFRPGDTVRVHVKVIEGQRERIQVFEGVVIKRRGSNVSATFTVRKVSYGVGVERTFPLHSPKIDKIEVIRRGKVRRAKLYYLRNLSGKAARIKERVTR